One part of the Bdellovibrio sp. KM01 genome encodes these proteins:
- a CDS encoding AarF/ABC1/UbiB kinase family protein, which produces MGSIFSSRIKRTLELTKMATKIGFKELTSGDIQSRIEQAKILTESLGNLRGAAMKAGQLLSLDLDDYFPPEAIQILSQLQHQVWESPELDLAQTLKAELTEAQLLELREIQYKPFAAASMGQVYKAKVANNPIVIKAQYPYLEQSIENDIRTLKKIISALCLMTGRNMNLDYLFAEIEEVLLQEVNYLNEARALANFNKLFASHDWKYAEVNAPTPLTHLSTKKILCLSYESGLTLKEWIDTAPPKEKRELIAKSMLELYIMEFFVWGFVQTDPNPGNFLIRENPKLEIVALDFGASKEYPPEFRKSYIELLKSIQNSSAETIVQKAIDFELLDPRETQDAKLVFVELMKLGMSPFFHNQKGGKFSFKDDDFLKNNSRLSRQLMQSLKFSPPPHKLIFLHRKLGGIFAALRKLEVELDLHEYWEQIIMRRV; this is translated from the coding sequence ATGGGATCCATCTTTAGCAGCCGTATTAAACGGACGCTTGAGCTTACCAAAATGGCAACGAAGATTGGCTTTAAAGAACTCACGTCAGGTGACATTCAATCCAGAATAGAACAGGCCAAGATTCTTACCGAAAGCCTTGGGAATCTACGTGGAGCCGCGATGAAGGCGGGGCAGCTTTTAAGCCTCGACCTTGATGACTATTTTCCACCGGAAGCGATCCAAATTCTGTCGCAACTGCAACATCAAGTGTGGGAAAGCCCCGAACTCGACTTAGCGCAAACACTCAAAGCAGAACTCACAGAAGCGCAACTTTTGGAGCTGCGTGAAATTCAGTACAAACCCTTTGCAGCAGCCAGCATGGGGCAGGTTTATAAAGCGAAAGTTGCAAACAATCCGATCGTTATCAAAGCTCAATATCCTTATTTAGAACAATCCATCGAAAACGACATCAGAACTTTAAAAAAAATAATTTCTGCTCTTTGCTTAATGACAGGCAGAAATATGAATCTCGATTATTTGTTTGCTGAAATCGAAGAGGTGCTGCTTCAAGAAGTAAACTACCTCAATGAAGCCCGAGCACTTGCCAATTTCAATAAACTCTTCGCATCTCATGATTGGAAGTACGCCGAAGTAAATGCCCCGACACCACTGACTCATCTCAGTACTAAAAAAATTCTATGTCTTAGTTACGAGTCAGGCCTCACGCTAAAAGAATGGATTGATACGGCTCCCCCCAAGGAAAAACGTGAGCTTATCGCCAAATCGATGCTCGAACTTTATATCATGGAATTCTTTGTATGGGGTTTTGTGCAAACCGATCCTAATCCAGGAAACTTTCTAATCCGCGAAAATCCAAAACTTGAAATTGTTGCACTGGATTTCGGAGCCTCTAAGGAATATCCACCTGAATTTAGAAAAAGCTATATTGAACTTCTGAAGTCGATTCAAAATTCGTCGGCAGAGACGATCGTTCAAAAGGCCATTGATTTTGAATTATTGGATCCTCGAGAAACACAAGATGCAAAACTTGTGTTTGTTGAACTGATGAAGCTTGGCATGAGTCCCTTTTTTCACAACCAAAAAGGTGGCAAATTTAGTTTTAAAGATGATGACTTCTTAAAAAACAACTCTCGGCTTTCGCGACAACTGATGCAAAGTCTCAAATTTTCCCCACCTCCTCATAAATTAATATTCTTGCACAGAAAGCTAGGGGGAATATTTGCTGCTTTAAGAAAGCTCGAAGTCGAGCTGGATCTGCATGAATACTGGGAACAAATCATAATGAGGCGCGTATGA
- a CDS encoding cytochrome-c peroxidase yields MKVSSVIFSSVLIFCFNAKASSSSTDKELSKTAKALFGIIPAKKAAPDKISGEQIELGRKIFFDYRLSKDGSTSCVRCHQPQYYSTDRLAQSAGFNNNKGARNAQSILNLKYQEIVHWRNDRTSIEDQALRSFTTPLSFGNSSTAEALKRFELAGYLPLFKKAFPNSENPLTLENAAVALGSYQRSLTTRAPFDQFLEGDIKAISTQARKGLKEFITVGCASCHNGTAVGGRSMQKFGVYQDYWNLTKSKDPDKGRQDVSKKDEDLYVFKVPSLRNITESAPYFHDASAKDLETAIRWMGKLQLNKDLTDDQVSSIKAFLESLKGELPKNFREAPTLSSEPHAGQEVP; encoded by the coding sequence ATGAAAGTATCATCGGTCATTTTTTCGAGTGTTTTGATTTTTTGTTTTAATGCAAAGGCAAGCTCATCTTCCACCGACAAGGAACTATCGAAAACTGCAAAAGCCCTTTTTGGCATCATTCCTGCCAAAAAAGCAGCACCAGATAAGATTTCGGGCGAGCAAATTGAGCTCGGCAGAAAAATCTTTTTTGACTATCGCCTGTCTAAAGATGGCAGCACGTCTTGTGTGCGCTGTCACCAGCCGCAGTACTACAGCACAGACCGACTTGCTCAATCTGCCGGCTTTAATAACAACAAAGGAGCACGCAACGCTCAGTCTATATTAAATCTCAAGTATCAGGAAATTGTTCATTGGCGCAATGATCGCACGAGCATAGAAGATCAAGCTTTGCGTTCTTTCACCACTCCCTTGAGCTTCGGCAATTCCTCTACCGCTGAGGCTTTAAAAAGATTTGAACTGGCTGGCTACTTACCTCTTTTTAAAAAAGCGTTTCCTAATTCAGAAAATCCCCTGACCCTCGAAAATGCAGCTGTGGCGCTAGGAAGTTATCAAAGGTCACTGACCACAAGAGCCCCCTTTGATCAATTTTTGGAAGGCGATATTAAGGCCATCTCGACACAAGCTCGAAAAGGTTTGAAAGAATTTATCACTGTGGGTTGCGCCTCTTGCCACAATGGCACAGCTGTTGGAGGCCGAAGTATGCAAAAGTTTGGTGTTTACCAAGACTATTGGAACCTCACCAAGTCTAAGGATCCCGACAAGGGACGCCAAGATGTGAGCAAGAAAGATGAAGATCTTTATGTTTTCAAAGTACCTTCGCTTCGCAATATCACTGAATCAGCGCCCTACTTCCACGATGCTTCTGCAAAAGACCTAGAGACCGCGATTCGCTGGATGGGAAAGTTGCAACTGAACAAAGATCTTACTGATGATCAGGTAAGCTCGATAAAAGCATTCTTGGAAAGTCTTAAGGGAGAACTTCCAAAAAACTTCCGCGAAGCTCCGACTTTGTCTTCAGAGCCCCATGCGGGACAGGAGGTCCCCTAG
- a CDS encoding trypsin-like serine protease codes for MKLLLVLIFQIPAMALAIIGGTVINDGSYRQTVALAYKAQDSDSVSKSYCSGTLIGPRVVITAAHCISLGAKGFNIAPEQFIYKTWIYVGDSPATSEIPFLKAQFRVASAIFYPPSDSIYSDIVMLVLNEDVDLQKFQITPAPLAVVKSSMIGRDLIHVGYGMIENNGPKGTKSFFSLPMRGFNPYNGMEVGEFKNRGPGACHGDSGGSAYMRDEDGILKFIGVENSISGFVCGVGATYFVPITEENLQWIKSVGLPLFN; via the coding sequence ATGAAGCTTTTATTGGTGCTTATATTTCAAATTCCCGCGATGGCTTTGGCCATTATCGGTGGCACAGTGATTAATGACGGTTCTTATCGTCAAACGGTTGCTTTGGCATACAAGGCGCAGGACAGCGATTCCGTTTCTAAAAGTTATTGCAGTGGAACATTGATTGGTCCGCGTGTGGTGATAACGGCTGCGCACTGTATCTCTTTAGGTGCTAAAGGTTTCAATATTGCGCCTGAGCAGTTTATTTATAAAACCTGGATTTATGTGGGAGATTCTCCCGCAACTTCAGAGATCCCATTCCTAAAAGCTCAGTTCCGCGTGGCATCTGCCATTTTCTATCCGCCCAGTGATTCTATATACAGTGACATTGTGATGCTGGTGTTAAACGAAGACGTGGATCTTCAAAAGTTTCAAATCACTCCCGCACCTTTAGCCGTGGTGAAATCATCCATGATTGGTCGAGATCTAATTCACGTCGGCTATGGCATGATTGAAAACAATGGACCCAAAGGAACCAAGTCATTCTTCTCTTTGCCGATGCGAGGTTTCAATCCTTACAACGGAATGGAAGTGGGCGAGTTCAAAAATCGCGGGCCGGGCGCTTGTCACGGTGATTCCGGCGGCAGTGCTTATATGCGCGATGAAGATGGTATTTTAAAATTCATCGGGGTCGAAAATTCAATTTCAGGCTTCGTTTGCGGAGTGGGAGCAACCTACTTTGTTCCCATCACCGAAGAAAATCTGCAATGGATCAAATCCGTTGGTCTCCCGCTTTTTAATTAA
- a CDS encoding sigma-54 dependent transcriptional regulator, protein MQILIVDDEVHLRNSLAAVLSGTYQVQTCESGTAALELLKKSSFDLVITDHQMPGMTGLEFIKKGKDVSPETSFMMMTAFGDVNQAVQAIQLGAEDYFLKPIEIPEFEHRVQRVLDMRKWRARLSVEKDNQKNHTRLLGNSQSVHNAKAFIDKVADAPAPVLLLGPSGTGKEVMAKSIHELSSRADMPFVGINCASLNENLIESELFGHEKGAFTGAVSSKSGKFELARGGTLFLDEIGELPLSLQAKLLRVLQEKEFTRLGGVKTIKSEVRVIAATHRDLKAMTHDGRFREDLFFRLNVLNFNLSTLAERKEDLPEMIEFFWQKARMNSNSKAQLPDDLVAVLCAYSFPGNIRELQNILERLAVLGPRQGFVPTSLLPPEISGSMPANVITLPAVTDDSRGLDESLEHLERKLIENAMAKAHGNQTQAAAILKISRGTLQYKLKKFAA, encoded by the coding sequence ATGCAGATCCTTATTGTAGATGACGAAGTTCATCTTCGAAATTCATTAGCGGCGGTCCTTTCAGGGACTTATCAGGTGCAAACTTGCGAAAGCGGTACTGCAGCGTTGGAGCTATTGAAGAAAAGCAGTTTTGATCTGGTCATCACCGACCATCAAATGCCCGGTATGACCGGACTTGAATTCATCAAAAAAGGCAAAGATGTTTCCCCCGAAACTTCGTTCATGATGATGACGGCTTTCGGTGATGTGAACCAAGCGGTGCAAGCTATTCAATTGGGTGCCGAAGACTATTTCCTAAAACCCATTGAGATCCCTGAGTTTGAACATCGTGTGCAACGTGTTTTAGATATGCGCAAATGGCGCGCGCGTTTATCCGTTGAAAAAGACAATCAGAAAAATCACACGCGTCTTTTGGGAAATTCCCAAAGCGTGCACAATGCGAAAGCCTTCATTGATAAGGTTGCTGATGCTCCAGCTCCAGTGCTGTTGTTAGGACCAAGTGGTACGGGTAAGGAAGTGATGGCGAAATCCATTCACGAATTGAGTTCGCGTGCAGATATGCCATTTGTGGGTATCAACTGTGCAAGCTTAAATGAAAACCTGATCGAATCAGAACTCTTTGGTCATGAAAAGGGAGCCTTCACGGGCGCCGTTTCGTCAAAATCTGGGAAATTCGAATTAGCCCGTGGTGGTACTTTGTTCTTAGACGAAATTGGCGAGTTGCCTTTGTCATTGCAGGCAAAACTGTTACGTGTGCTTCAGGAAAAAGAGTTCACCCGCCTGGGTGGTGTGAAGACTATTAAATCTGAAGTTCGCGTGATCGCCGCTACTCACCGTGATTTAAAAGCGATGACTCACGATGGTCGCTTCCGCGAAGATTTGTTTTTCCGTTTGAATGTTTTGAATTTTAATCTGTCGACATTGGCAGAGCGCAAAGAAGATCTTCCAGAGATGATTGAGTTCTTCTGGCAAAAGGCCCGCATGAACTCGAATTCGAAGGCTCAGCTGCCTGACGATTTAGTGGCCGTTCTTTGTGCTTATTCATTCCCGGGGAACATCCGTGAACTGCAAAACATCCTGGAGCGCCTGGCAGTCCTTGGACCTCGTCAAGGATTCGTACCCACCTCTTTGTTGCCGCCAGAAATTTCCGGCTCCATGCCAGCTAACGTGATTACTTTACCCGCTGTTACTGACGACTCTCGTGGTCTTGATGAAAGCTTGGAACATTTGGAAAGAAAGCTTATCGAAAACGCGATGGCGAAGGCCCATGGCAATCAAACTCAAGCAGCCGCGATTTTGAAAATCTCCCGCGGTACTCTGCAATACAAGCTTAAAAAATTTGCGGCTTAA
- a CDS encoding HAMP domain-containing sensor histidine kinase: MLLHLRSKIIALVLFAVLLSVAGTVFFTTMNFLEDKRNYITDVNSVASAHAAKLLSQILQNYRKEFEHLNDLLPRGDRAITERLDQIQGLEQIRIYDLRGSLLLSAGRASKTDDVSWIEKDVEVFKVKQKSLFKTPSDKSFLFVSQIDDHIYAATFANGSLLSGFNLASALNASLMNSDGEVLVENKETPVWADSAIKSFAAEFFTTHRNQQVWAQILSLQQGPRVLVAMSPLEGLNQVGVMVAVPDAESAHLASQITRNSLPFVVGILIVVGVLALLFSLRLTRSLEALTKATSLISGGNWDVQFSYRSRDEVGQLGKAFRKMGKELKVREEDLRKAHNNLLRSEKLASLGQFSAGVAHEIKNPLTSILTYAQLIERKLGVEKENPNSPGQFAKYIVEETLRANRIVTELLTFARQKAPTLTSQNVIALTENTLALLSPQLETAGVKLHRNYDAQSTINAAVDADQIRQVMSNLVMNASQAMEEQPADRKNITVSLTQEGSELVIKVADTGPGISPENLGKIFEPFFSTKATGKGTGLGLSMVHGIIQQHHGQISVNSNLGEGAEFEIRLPLA; this comes from the coding sequence ATGTTGCTTCATCTACGTAGTAAAATTATCGCTTTGGTTCTTTTTGCGGTTTTGCTTTCAGTGGCGGGAACAGTCTTTTTTACGACCATGAATTTCCTGGAAGATAAAAGAAACTATATCACGGACGTAAACTCCGTTGCTTCCGCTCATGCGGCAAAGCTTTTAAGTCAGATTTTACAAAACTACCGCAAAGAGTTTGAGCATTTAAATGACCTTCTTCCTCGTGGTGACCGCGCTATTACGGAGCGTTTGGATCAAATACAAGGACTTGAACAAATCCGCATCTATGATCTGAGAGGTTCCTTGCTATTAAGTGCGGGCCGCGCAAGTAAAACCGATGACGTAAGTTGGATCGAAAAAGACGTCGAAGTATTTAAGGTAAAGCAAAAATCCCTTTTCAAAACACCTTCCGACAAGTCCTTCCTGTTCGTTAGTCAAATTGACGATCATATTTATGCGGCAACCTTTGCTAATGGCAGTTTGCTTTCGGGGTTCAATCTGGCGAGCGCCTTGAATGCATCTTTGATGAACAGTGACGGAGAAGTTTTAGTCGAAAACAAGGAAACTCCGGTTTGGGCAGATTCAGCCATTAAATCTTTTGCCGCGGAATTTTTTACGACGCACAGAAATCAACAGGTCTGGGCGCAAATTCTAAGTTTGCAACAAGGCCCCCGCGTACTGGTCGCAATGAGCCCTTTGGAAGGACTTAACCAAGTGGGTGTTATGGTTGCTGTGCCAGATGCAGAATCAGCCCATCTGGCTTCGCAAATCACCCGAAACTCTTTGCCATTTGTGGTGGGGATTTTGATTGTGGTGGGAGTTTTGGCTTTGCTGTTTTCGTTGCGTTTAACTCGTTCCCTGGAGGCTCTGACCAAGGCGACGTCGCTTATTTCTGGGGGTAATTGGGATGTGCAATTTAGCTATCGTTCACGGGACGAAGTGGGCCAACTGGGAAAAGCTTTTAGAAAAATGGGTAAAGAACTGAAAGTTCGTGAAGAGGACCTCAGAAAAGCCCATAACAATCTGCTACGCTCTGAGAAGCTTGCATCCCTCGGTCAATTCAGTGCCGGTGTCGCCCATGAAATCAAAAATCCTTTAACTTCAATTTTAACATACGCCCAATTGATCGAGAGAAAACTTGGTGTGGAAAAGGAAAACCCGAACTCTCCTGGTCAGTTTGCAAAGTATATTGTCGAAGAAACTTTGCGCGCGAATCGCATCGTGACAGAGCTTTTGACTTTTGCTCGTCAAAAGGCTCCGACTTTAACTTCTCAAAATGTAATCGCTTTGACGGAAAATACTTTGGCGTTGCTTTCTCCCCAACTGGAAACTGCAGGTGTGAAGCTGCATCGTAACTATGATGCGCAAAGTACAATCAATGCTGCGGTGGATGCCGATCAGATCCGTCAGGTCATGAGTAATTTGGTCATGAATGCCTCCCAAGCTATGGAAGAGCAACCTGCTGATAGAAAAAATATCACAGTCAGTCTTACACAAGAGGGCAGCGAGTTGGTGATAAAAGTCGCTGACACCGGCCCTGGAATTTCACCAGAAAACCTTGGGAAAATATTCGAGCCCTTCTTTTCAACCAAAGCGACGGGCAAAGGCACGGGCTTGGGCCTTTCAATGGTTCACGGTATTATTCAACAACACCACGGACAGATTTCTGTTAATTCGAATCTCGGAGAGGGTGCGGAATTTGAAATTCGTTTGCCACTGGCTTAG
- a CDS encoding sigma-54 dependent transcriptional regulator codes for MSTISGNVTGESRELILIVDDELRIRDSLSLALHSFGYRTIVASNVAQAIDAVRRSNVDLILTDLNMPGDTGLDLLHQVKKEDPTVSVVMMTAFGSIETAVSAMKEGAEDYLLKPVELGTLEILVNKILEKRHLRKENQRLSAENRALKENLDVRYHLASMLGTSPQVQELQKSIKLYLKVRTPVLILGEPGSQLSEIAQILHYNSPWSSNSLIQFNCSMVPGEFHEPQLFGIEERVQDGVRLRGAPGLVEKAHFGSMILSDIDHIEKRCQGMLSRVFNQKKTQRSGGTHFYEADVRIIGTAHEKEIEMRVRKNKFRWDLWEFMSDNVIVVPPLRTRKEDLPILVLAEAKRLGHFYGKQIQSVHPQVIEELSKRSFPGNYRELEALIETAVLSSQQSVLAWSDFKSVTEN; via the coding sequence ATGAGCACAATCTCCGGAAATGTAACAGGCGAAAGTCGAGAGTTGATTTTGATCGTGGATGATGAACTTCGCATCCGCGACAGTTTAAGTTTGGCGCTACATAGTTTTGGTTACAGGACTATTGTGGCTTCGAATGTTGCACAAGCCATCGACGCTGTTCGCAGATCCAATGTCGATTTAATTCTGACGGATCTAAATATGCCTGGCGATACCGGTCTTGATCTTCTTCATCAGGTAAAAAAAGAAGATCCTACTGTTTCGGTGGTGATGATGACCGCCTTTGGTAGTATTGAAACGGCAGTAAGTGCCATGAAAGAAGGTGCCGAAGATTACCTGTTGAAACCAGTTGAATTAGGCACCCTGGAAATCCTGGTTAATAAGATTTTAGAAAAGCGTCACCTGCGCAAAGAAAACCAAAGACTGTCTGCCGAAAACCGAGCTTTAAAAGAAAACCTCGACGTTCGCTATCATTTAGCGAGTATGTTGGGTACAAGTCCTCAGGTTCAGGAACTACAAAAAAGTATTAAACTTTATTTAAAAGTTCGCACTCCGGTTCTCATATTAGGTGAACCGGGAAGCCAATTAAGTGAGATTGCTCAGATTCTCCATTATAACAGTCCATGGAGTTCGAACAGTTTAATCCAATTCAATTGCTCGATGGTTCCCGGTGAGTTTCATGAGCCGCAACTTTTTGGCATTGAAGAACGGGTCCAAGATGGTGTACGCCTTCGCGGGGCACCCGGCCTGGTCGAGAAAGCTCATTTCGGAAGCATGATTTTATCGGATATCGATCATATCGAAAAACGTTGCCAGGGAATGCTCTCCCGTGTTTTCAATCAAAAAAAAACCCAACGCTCCGGCGGCACTCATTTTTACGAAGCTGACGTGCGTATCATTGGTACGGCTCACGAAAAAGAAATCGAGATGCGCGTTCGTAAGAATAAATTCCGCTGGGATCTGTGGGAGTTTATGAGTGACAACGTGATTGTCGTTCCTCCCCTACGCACTCGCAAAGAAGACTTGCCGATCCTGGTGCTGGCGGAAGCCAAACGCCTGGGTCATTTCTATGGCAAGCAAATACAAAGTGTTCATCCACAAGTGATTGAAGAGCTTTCCAAACGATCCTTTCCAGGGAATTATCGTGAGCTTGAGGCTTTGATTGAGACTGCTGTTTTAAGCAGCCAACAATCGGTTCTTGCATGGAGTGATTTTAAATCCGTTACCGAAAACTAA
- a CDS encoding response regulator, with protein sequence MAFEKQVNPFGKLASTSQMVQATLNFNWSQTELGPIENWDFGLINSLRIVFNCPVGMYCTWGPERRVFYNDAYTPILKHRHPWALGSPLRSVWPEVWDQVDAIASKVEAGGVVLESDVQFDIVVDGRPQENYYTYGNSPLFNADGKISGMLCTILDTTTSVLRTHAALRSAKEAAEHASRAKSAFLANMSHEIRTPLGVILGFSEILGSQDDMEPAEREKYLDVILRNGSTLTRIIDDILDLSKIEAGKFATEMSSVNLKNLAQEVRAMFTDQASSKSIDLNFDLAGIDDLIVLTDAIRVRQVLVNLIGNAVKFTTEGFVKVSARAEQENGTEQKITFTIEDTGIGMTPEQAERLFQPFTQADVTSTRRFGGTGLGLALSKNLASALGGDVRIANCEENKGSTFEFTFRADIASQTSQVATAETDCLNVPVDLKGFRVLAVDDSPDNRELISTVLHGANLEVNVVPSGEEALNETANHHYDLILMDIQMPGLDGFSTLTELRKHGFQGPVVALTAHAMKEDRDRTLAAGFAEHLTKPINSKMLLKTLQSFLNHGR encoded by the coding sequence GTGGCATTTGAAAAACAGGTCAATCCATTCGGGAAGCTCGCTTCGACCAGTCAAATGGTTCAGGCCACTTTGAATTTCAATTGGTCACAAACTGAATTAGGCCCCATCGAAAACTGGGATTTCGGTTTAATCAACTCTTTAAGAATCGTTTTTAATTGTCCCGTTGGCATGTATTGCACCTGGGGCCCCGAACGCCGCGTATTTTACAACGATGCTTACACTCCCATTTTAAAACATCGTCATCCCTGGGCCCTGGGCTCACCTCTCCGTAGCGTATGGCCTGAAGTTTGGGATCAAGTTGATGCCATCGCCAGCAAAGTTGAAGCTGGCGGAGTTGTCCTCGAATCCGATGTCCAGTTCGACATCGTGGTCGATGGTCGCCCCCAAGAGAACTATTATACCTATGGAAATTCTCCGCTGTTTAATGCCGATGGGAAAATTTCGGGCATGTTATGCACAATTCTGGATACCACAACTTCGGTATTAAGAACTCACGCCGCTCTTCGTTCGGCGAAAGAGGCCGCCGAGCATGCCAGCCGTGCAAAGTCAGCATTCTTGGCAAACATGTCCCATGAAATTCGCACTCCCCTGGGCGTGATTCTTGGTTTTTCAGAAATTCTGGGAAGTCAGGATGATATGGAACCAGCAGAACGAGAAAAGTACCTGGATGTCATTCTTCGTAATGGTTCAACACTCACCCGTATTATCGATGACATCCTGGATCTTTCAAAAATCGAGGCTGGTAAATTCGCGACTGAAATGTCGTCGGTGAATTTGAAAAATCTGGCCCAAGAAGTTCGAGCCATGTTTACTGATCAAGCCTCGTCAAAAAGTATCGATTTGAATTTTGATTTAGCTGGGATCGACGATTTGATCGTATTGACCGACGCCATTCGTGTTCGTCAGGTTCTGGTCAACCTTATCGGAAACGCAGTTAAATTTACGACAGAGGGATTTGTCAAAGTTTCTGCTCGGGCCGAGCAAGAAAACGGAACAGAGCAAAAAATCACATTCACTATAGAAGACACTGGCATCGGCATGACTCCGGAGCAGGCCGAGCGTTTGTTTCAACCTTTCACACAGGCGGATGTCACTTCGACCCGTCGCTTCGGTGGAACAGGACTGGGTTTAGCTCTTTCCAAAAATCTTGCCTCCGCCTTAGGAGGCGATGTCAGAATTGCAAACTGCGAAGAGAATAAAGGCAGCACCTTTGAATTTACATTCCGGGCCGATATTGCGAGTCAAACTTCTCAAGTAGCTACAGCAGAAACAGACTGTTTAAATGTTCCCGTCGATCTAAAAGGTTTCCGGGTACTCGCAGTCGATGATTCTCCTGACAATCGCGAACTTATCAGCACTGTTTTACATGGAGCCAATCTTGAAGTGAACGTGGTTCCAAGTGGCGAGGAAGCTCTAAATGAGACCGCAAACCATCATTACGATCTGATCTTGATGGACATTCAAATGCCAGGACTTGATGGCTTCAGCACACTGACAGAACTCCGCAAACATGGCTTCCAAGGTCCCGTGGTGGCACTCACTGCGCATGCAATGAAAGAAGACCGTGATCGCACACTGGCTGCGGGGTTTGCGGAGCATCTGACAAAACCAATTAATTCAAAAATGCTTCTGAAGACTCTGCAGTCGTTTCTAAATCACGGTCGTTAA
- the aspT gene encoding aspartate-alanine antiporter — translation MNWLFTQLKVHPELAFFLTLGLGYLFGKLKIGYFQLGSVTGTLIAGVIIGQLGIQIGPDTKAIFFMLFLFAVGYKVGPQFVQGLKTDGLPQAIFASIVCVGGLLIAFGVAKFMGFDLGYSAGLLAGALTQSAVIGVAQDTINGLPNLAAEAKAQYNNSIPIAYAVSYIFGTIGFAWVYSSLGPKLLKVDLVKVCKDYEQKMGQKVDEPGVLSARLNNVVRTYKVTGKAFANKKVSELEASFGGQKTPVFVTRIRHEGTILDPNGNVIIVPGDVVAVSGNRKHLVEHENEIGEEIDDQELLDFKLEMLDVVITNKAYFGKTAADIIRDKGQDFRKNVFVRKITRIEHELPLHESLALNAGDVVTLVGKLEDVERVAKEIGTPQRPTVMSDMVFIGLGVLLGGLIGLLSFNVGKIPISLSTSGGALIAGLLMSYWRATRPTFGQIPAAGLWVFDSVGLGAFVAIVGLVSGPGFIAGIKAVGISLFLAGIAVTILTALFSVYVGKYIFKFDPAILFGACAGSMTTTAAIGAIQEAGKSKVPILGYTVTYAVANTLKTIWGAVIVFMLL, via the coding sequence ATGAATTGGTTATTCACTCAGCTCAAAGTGCATCCTGAGTTGGCATTCTTCCTAACATTAGGTTTGGGTTATCTCTTTGGGAAACTTAAAATTGGATATTTTCAATTGGGTTCAGTTACCGGGACTTTGATTGCGGGTGTGATCATTGGTCAATTGGGAATTCAAATCGGGCCAGATACCAAAGCGATCTTTTTCATGTTGTTCCTTTTCGCTGTGGGATACAAAGTCGGCCCTCAATTTGTACAAGGCCTTAAAACGGATGGACTGCCCCAGGCCATCTTTGCATCTATTGTTTGCGTGGGCGGTTTATTGATTGCCTTCGGTGTGGCAAAATTTATGGGCTTCGATCTGGGATATTCAGCCGGGCTTCTGGCCGGAGCTTTAACCCAGTCAGCTGTCATCGGTGTCGCTCAAGACACCATCAATGGTCTCCCCAATCTTGCCGCCGAGGCGAAAGCTCAATACAACAACTCGATTCCTATTGCGTACGCAGTCAGCTATATCTTCGGTACCATCGGTTTTGCGTGGGTTTATTCAAGTCTTGGTCCGAAACTGTTGAAAGTGGACTTAGTAAAAGTATGCAAAGACTATGAACAAAAGATGGGGCAGAAAGTCGACGAGCCCGGTGTTTTGTCAGCGCGCCTTAACAATGTCGTGCGCACTTATAAAGTTACTGGAAAGGCCTTCGCAAACAAAAAGGTCTCCGAACTCGAAGCATCATTCGGAGGTCAGAAAACTCCGGTCTTTGTCACGCGCATTCGTCATGAAGGAACCATCCTGGATCCCAACGGCAATGTCATTATCGTTCCTGGAGACGTCGTCGCCGTTTCGGGAAATCGCAAACATCTGGTTGAGCATGAGAATGAAATCGGTGAAGAAATCGATGACCAGGAACTTTTGGATTTCAAACTTGAGATGCTGGATGTCGTTATAACGAACAAGGCCTATTTTGGTAAAACCGCGGCCGACATCATTCGCGATAAAGGCCAAGACTTTAGAAAGAATGTTTTCGTCAGAAAAATTACTCGTATCGAGCACGAATTACCTCTGCACGAGAGTCTGGCGCTGAATGCCGGTGACGTCGTGACTTTGGTTGGAAAACTGGAAGATGTCGAAAGGGTCGCAAAAGAAATCGGCACTCCACAGCGCCCAACAGTGATGTCAGATATGGTTTTCATCGGGTTGGGTGTTTTGCTTGGGGGATTGATCGGTCTGCTTTCCTTTAACGTAGGAAAAATTCCTATCAGCCTTAGCACCAGTGGAGGTGCTTTGATTGCTGGTCTTTTGATGTCATACTGGCGCGCCACTCGCCCTACCTTTGGACAAATTCCTGCGGCGGGGCTTTGGGTTTTTGACTCTGTTGGTTTGGGAGCATTCGTGGCGATCGTAGGATTGGTCTCTGGACCAGGCTTCATCGCAGGTATCAAAGCCGTGGGTATTAGTCTGTTCCTTGCTGGTATCGCCGTCACAATACTTACCGCCCTATTCTCAGTTTACGTCGGTAAATATATTTTCAAATTCGATCCAGCGATTCTTTTTGGTGCCTGCGCTGGAAGTATGACAACCACTGCCGCGATTGGTGCAATTCAAGAAGCCGGAAAAAGCAAAGTTCCAATTCTTGGTTACACGGTCACATATGCCGTCGCGAACACTCTGAAAACCATCTGGGGTGCAGTCATTGTTTTCATGTTGCTTTAA